A single Carettochelys insculpta isolate YL-2023 chromosome 2, ASM3395843v1, whole genome shotgun sequence DNA region contains:
- the KBTBD2 gene encoding kelch repeat and BTB domain-containing protein 2 isoform X1: MSTQDERQINTEYAVSLLEQLKLFYEQQLLTDIVLIVEGTEFPCHKMVLATCSSYFRAMFMSGLSESKQTHVHLRNVDAATLQIIITYAYTGNLAISDSTVEQLYETACFLQVEDVLQRCREYLIKKINAENCVRLLSFADLFSCEELKQSAKRMVEHKFTAVYHQDSFMQLSHDLLVDILSSDNLNVEKEETVREAAMLWLEYNTESRSQYLSSVLSQIRIDALSEVTQRAWFQGLPPNDKSVVVQGLYKSMPKFFKPRLGMTKEEMMIFIEAAAESPGSLYSSVCYSPQAEKVYKLCNPPADLHKVGTLVTPDNDIYIAGGQVPLKNTKTNHSKTSKLQAAFRTVNCFYWFDAQQNTWFPKTPMLFVRIKPSLVCCEGYIYAIGGDSVGGELNRRTVERYDTEKDEWTMVSPLPCAWQWSTAVAVHNCIYVMAHNLMYCYFPRSDAWVEMAMRQTSRCFASAAAFGDKIFYIGGLHIGSNSGIRLPSSTVDGSSVTVEVYDVNKNEWRMAANIPAKRYSDPCVRAVVISNSLCVFIRETHMNERAKYATYQYDLELDRWSLRQHISERVLWDLGKDFRCTVGKLYPSCLEESPWKPPTYLFSPDGADEFELDGEMVTLPPV; the protein is encoded by the exons GGCCATGTTCATGAGTGGGCTAAGTGAAAGCAAACAAACACATGTACATCTGAggaatgtagatgcagccactttACAAATTATAATAACATATGCATACACGGGTAACTTGGCAATAAGTGACAGCACGGTAGAACAGCTTTATGAGACTGCTTGCTTCTTACAG GTAGAAGATGTTTTACAGAGATGTCgagaatatttaattaaaaaaataaatgcagagaACTGTGTGCGATTATTAAGTTTTGCTGATCTCTTCAGCTGTGAAGAGTTAAAACAAAGTGCTAAGAGAATGGTCGAGCACAAGTTCACTGCTGTATACCACCAGGACTCTTTCATGCAACTGTCACATGATCTTCTGGTAGACATTTTAAGCAGTGACAATTTAAATGTGGAAAAAGAGGAGACAGTTCGTGAAGCTGCTATGTTATGGCTGGAATACAACACAGAATCACGATCACAGTATTTGTCCTCTGTTCTTAGCCAAATCAGAATTGATGCACTTTCAGAAGTAACCCAGAGAGCCTGGTTTCAAGGATTACCACCTAATGATAAATCAGTGGTGGTGCAAGGATTATACAAATCTATGCCCAAATTTTTCAAACCAAGACTTGGTATGACTAAAGAAGAGATGATGATATTCATTGAAGCTGCTGCTGAAAGCCCTGGTAGTCTTTACTCTTCTGTCTGTTACAGCCCCCAGGCAGAAAAAGTTTACAAGCTTTGTAACCCTCCTGCCGACTTGCATAAGGTTGGAACACTTGTAACTCCTGATAATGATATCTATATAGCAGGTGGGCAAGTTCCTCTGAAAAACACGAAAACCAATCACAGTAAAACTAGCAAACTTCAggctgccttcagaactgtgAATTGCTTTTACTGGTTTGATGCACAGCAAAACACTTGGTTTCCAAAGACTCCAATGCTGTTTGTTCGTATAAAGCCTTCCTTGGTCTGCTGTGAAGGATACATCTATGCAATTGGAGGAGATAGCGTGGGTGGAGAACTCAACAGAAGAACTGTGGAAAGATATGATACCGAGAAAGACGAATGGACCATGGTAAGCCCATTGCCTTGTGCATGGCAGTGGAGTACAGCAGTAGCGGTTCATAACTGCATTTACGTAATGGCACACAACTTGATGTACTGTTATTTTCCCAGGTCAGATGCTTGGGTAGAAATGGCTATGAGACAAACTAGTAGATGCTTTGCTTCAGCTGCtgcttttggtgacaaaatattCTATATTGGAGGATTGCATATTGGAAGCAATTCTGGTATAAGACTCCCGAGTAGCACCGTAGATGGGTCTTCCGTAACTGTGGAAGTTTATGATGTGAATAAAAATGAATGGAGAATGGCAGCTAATATCCCTGCTAAGCGATATTCTGACCCTTGTGTTAGAGCTGTTGTAATCTCCAATTCTTTGTGTGTCTTTATACGCGAAACTCACATGAATGAGAGAGCCAAGTATGCCACCTACCAATATGATCTGGAGCTTGATCGATGGTCTCTACGACAGCATATATCAGAACGTGTGCTCTGGGACTTAGGAAAAGACTTCCGATGCACTGTAGGAAAGCTGTATCCATCTTGCCTTGAAGAGTCCCCATGGAAACCTCCAACCTATCTCTTTTCACCAGATGGGGCTGATGAGTTTGAGCTGGATGGGGAAATGGTTACTCTGCCACCTGTATAG
- the KBTBD2 gene encoding kelch repeat and BTB domain-containing protein 2 isoform X2, with protein sequence MQLLFQVEDVLQRCREYLIKKINAENCVRLLSFADLFSCEELKQSAKRMVEHKFTAVYHQDSFMQLSHDLLVDILSSDNLNVEKEETVREAAMLWLEYNTESRSQYLSSVLSQIRIDALSEVTQRAWFQGLPPNDKSVVVQGLYKSMPKFFKPRLGMTKEEMMIFIEAAAESPGSLYSSVCYSPQAEKVYKLCNPPADLHKVGTLVTPDNDIYIAGGQVPLKNTKTNHSKTSKLQAAFRTVNCFYWFDAQQNTWFPKTPMLFVRIKPSLVCCEGYIYAIGGDSVGGELNRRTVERYDTEKDEWTMVSPLPCAWQWSTAVAVHNCIYVMAHNLMYCYFPRSDAWVEMAMRQTSRCFASAAAFGDKIFYIGGLHIGSNSGIRLPSSTVDGSSVTVEVYDVNKNEWRMAANIPAKRYSDPCVRAVVISNSLCVFIRETHMNERAKYATYQYDLELDRWSLRQHISERVLWDLGKDFRCTVGKLYPSCLEESPWKPPTYLFSPDGADEFELDGEMVTLPPV encoded by the coding sequence GTAGAAGATGTTTTACAGAGATGTCgagaatatttaattaaaaaaataaatgcagagaACTGTGTGCGATTATTAAGTTTTGCTGATCTCTTCAGCTGTGAAGAGTTAAAACAAAGTGCTAAGAGAATGGTCGAGCACAAGTTCACTGCTGTATACCACCAGGACTCTTTCATGCAACTGTCACATGATCTTCTGGTAGACATTTTAAGCAGTGACAATTTAAATGTGGAAAAAGAGGAGACAGTTCGTGAAGCTGCTATGTTATGGCTGGAATACAACACAGAATCACGATCACAGTATTTGTCCTCTGTTCTTAGCCAAATCAGAATTGATGCACTTTCAGAAGTAACCCAGAGAGCCTGGTTTCAAGGATTACCACCTAATGATAAATCAGTGGTGGTGCAAGGATTATACAAATCTATGCCCAAATTTTTCAAACCAAGACTTGGTATGACTAAAGAAGAGATGATGATATTCATTGAAGCTGCTGCTGAAAGCCCTGGTAGTCTTTACTCTTCTGTCTGTTACAGCCCCCAGGCAGAAAAAGTTTACAAGCTTTGTAACCCTCCTGCCGACTTGCATAAGGTTGGAACACTTGTAACTCCTGATAATGATATCTATATAGCAGGTGGGCAAGTTCCTCTGAAAAACACGAAAACCAATCACAGTAAAACTAGCAAACTTCAggctgccttcagaactgtgAATTGCTTTTACTGGTTTGATGCACAGCAAAACACTTGGTTTCCAAAGACTCCAATGCTGTTTGTTCGTATAAAGCCTTCCTTGGTCTGCTGTGAAGGATACATCTATGCAATTGGAGGAGATAGCGTGGGTGGAGAACTCAACAGAAGAACTGTGGAAAGATATGATACCGAGAAAGACGAATGGACCATGGTAAGCCCATTGCCTTGTGCATGGCAGTGGAGTACAGCAGTAGCGGTTCATAACTGCATTTACGTAATGGCACACAACTTGATGTACTGTTATTTTCCCAGGTCAGATGCTTGGGTAGAAATGGCTATGAGACAAACTAGTAGATGCTTTGCTTCAGCTGCtgcttttggtgacaaaatattCTATATTGGAGGATTGCATATTGGAAGCAATTCTGGTATAAGACTCCCGAGTAGCACCGTAGATGGGTCTTCCGTAACTGTGGAAGTTTATGATGTGAATAAAAATGAATGGAGAATGGCAGCTAATATCCCTGCTAAGCGATATTCTGACCCTTGTGTTAGAGCTGTTGTAATCTCCAATTCTTTGTGTGTCTTTATACGCGAAACTCACATGAATGAGAGAGCCAAGTATGCCACCTACCAATATGATCTGGAGCTTGATCGATGGTCTCTACGACAGCATATATCAGAACGTGTGCTCTGGGACTTAGGAAAAGACTTCCGATGCACTGTAGGAAAGCTGTATCCATCTTGCCTTGAAGAGTCCCCATGGAAACCTCCAACCTATCTCTTTTCACCAGATGGGGCTGATGAGTTTGAGCTGGATGGGGAAATGGTTACTCTGCCACCTGTATAG